DNA from Chaetodon trifascialis isolate fChaTrf1 chromosome 14, fChaTrf1.hap1, whole genome shotgun sequence:
TCTAAATCCCCTTAGTGAGTCAATGAAAgaattgatgtttttttttttttttcgtgctTTTCCAGGATCACTGAGCTCATGGGTTATGATCCAGAGGACCTGCTGAATCGTTCTGTGTATGAGTACTATCATGCGCAGGACTCAGACCATCTCACCAAGACTCACCACAACTGTAAGCACGAACGCTGAGAGCACAGGAAGCTTCAATTAGAACCTGTTCCACAACAAATTTCAGCTGTTATTTTTGCCAAACCTTGAACCAAATTCTCATTCTAACTTTCCACTTTCGTTTCTAATTGCTGTTAGTGTTTGCAAAGGGCCAGGTCTGCACAGGCCAATACCGGATGCTGGCCAAGAGAGGAGGTTTTGTGTGGGTGGAAACCCAAGCCACTGTCATCTACAACAACAAGAACTCCCAGCCACAGTGTGTCGTCTGTGTCAACTTTGTGCTCAGGTACTATAAAGGCCTCTTGAATAGTCAGTATTTTCAGAAGAAATTGTGATGTATTAGTATGTACCAAagtattcttattattattgtccaTTGCAAAATCCTCAGTAAACTCAATGTTATGGCTGCCTGACTCTTGCAGTGGCATCCAGGAGGAGAAGCTGATCCTGTCTCTGGAGCAGACCGAGGATGTCAAACCAGTGAAGGAGGAGCtacagcaggaggaagaaaaggctgCCGTCGAGAGCGGTCAGCCCACAACCCTGccgaaggaggaggtggaggagaagggcCCGGAGGTGGATGTCATCAAACTGTTCACCCAGGCGGTAGAGGCCCAACCGCTGGTTAGCCTGTACGACAAGCTGAAGGAGGAGCCCGAGGCTCTCACCCTGCTGGCCCCAGCTGCCGGAGACACCATCATCTCCCTGGACTTCAGCTGCCCTGGTTCGTGGCCTCAGATACACTCTGAAACTTCTCGGCAGCATACATCAGAATTTCTATTGTGGGTGGTGGAAACCATTCTGacctcattctgtgtttttggtaCAGATTCAGAGATCCAGCTGCTGAACGATGTCCCTCTCTACAATGATGTGATGCTCCCCTCCACTAGCGACAAGCTCGCTCTGCCTCTGTCCCCTCTGCCGCCCAGCGAGCCTCTCCacgtcaccaccaccaccacctctgaGGATGTAAAAGCTGAAAGCTATGCTCCAGCCCCGTCCTCTACACCAGCCAGCTCCTCAGGGGTAACACTGAGTGAATTATTGTCATTTTGCTGTacagacagcagacatttgTGGTCCAATCAGTAAGGTGTACTAAGAAAGGCTTAACCTTTAACTTCTCTTCTCGTTAGGCTGACAGTCCGCTGGACTTCTGTTTCCCCATGGACTCAGACATGAGCTCAGATTTCAAACTCGACTTGGTGGAGAAGCTGTTTGCCATTGATACAGAGCCCAAGACCCCCTTCACCACACATGTAATAAAAGAATGAGATGCTGTTaattttaatgcatttaaataATATCTGTGTATTCTATATCTCTGTATTCTGGTTCATTAGACCTTTTTTCTGCCCTTCAGGCAATGGAAGACTTAGATCTGGAGATGTTGGCTCCCTACATCCCCATGGACGATGACTTCCAGCTGCGCAGTCTGTCCCCAGATGAACCTCTATCTTGTGGACCAGTCAAACCCCTTCAGAGTTCTCCAGTCCGGGTCACACAGGACATCCACAGCTATCCCAGCTCCCCATTCAGCTCACCAGGCAGTCGCACAGCTTCCCCAGCACCACCCGAGCCAGTAAAAGCCCCCCATCTTGCCACCATCCTTGCCAAGAGGTGAGGTCTCCCAGATGCTCCATGTGTTGCTACATCGCATCATTTTTTGAGTTAGCTAATGACTCTTGCTGTGCTGCAGGACCACACAGCTGGACAAAGAAGTCTCGCTCAGGACCCTGGCAGCTCAGAACACACAGCGCAAAAGAAAACTGGGTGACATAAAAGAGATGATTGGACAGGTGAGTCCTCAACATCCAAACATGGCTTACAGATCTTCTTTTGTATTTAGAGATGGAAAGTTTGAGCGTCTGTATTTGATGATTTTCCAGGGAACTGTGCGCCAGGAACAACTGGAGCAGGGCAAGAAACTGAAGGCTTCAGAGTCGGGAACAACCAGGACCATActtgtgctgccttcaggtgacCTACGTAAATCTGC
Protein-coding regions in this window:
- the hif1aa gene encoding hypoxia inducible factor 1 subunit alpha a yields the protein MDTGIVPEKKRVSSERRKEKSRDAARCRRGKESEVFYQLAQELPLPHSVSSSLDKASIMRLTISYLRMRKLLNNAPLDEPVAEEETDLDIQLNSSYLKALEGFLMVLSEDGDMIYLSENINKCLGLAQFDLTGHSVFDFIHPCDHEELREMLVHRTGSKKAKEPNTERSFFLRMKCTLTSRGRTVNVKSATWKVLHCSGHIRVYDSHTEQTPNGRKEPPVPYLVLICDPIPHPSNIEVPLDTKTFLSRHTMDMKFTYCDERITELMGYDPEDLLNRSVYEYYHAQDSDHLTKTHHNLFAKGQVCTGQYRMLAKRGGFVWVETQATVIYNNKNSQPQCVVCVNFVLSGIQEEKLILSLEQTEDVKPVKEELQQEEEKAAVESGQPTTLPKEEVEEKGPEVDVIKLFTQAVEAQPLVSLYDKLKEEPEALTLLAPAAGDTIISLDFSCPDSEIQLLNDVPLYNDVMLPSTSDKLALPLSPLPPSEPLHVTTTTTSEDVKAESYAPAPSSTPASSSGADSPLDFCFPMDSDMSSDFKLDLVEKLFAIDTEPKTPFTTHAMEDLDLEMLAPYIPMDDDFQLRSLSPDEPLSCGPVKPLQSSPVRVTQDIHSYPSSPFSSPGSRTASPAPPEPVKAPHLATILAKRTTQLDKEVSLRTLAAQNTQRKRKLGDIKEMIGQGTVRQEQLEQGKKLKASESGTTRTILVLPSDLASRLLGSTSEGTSALLTLPQLTRDDCEVNAPLQGRQYLLQGEELLRALDHVN